One window of the Ignavibacteria bacterium genome contains the following:
- a CDS encoding methyltransferase domain-containing protein: KKFKCKIIGYDFAENTLRRFRQKIKKNGFSENDFLLVSGEAESLSIKPNSIDLITIAFGIRNFHDSQISLNEMYKSLKNGGILNILEFSLPKNNFIRSVYQFYFRKVLPMIGRIISSDDSAYRYLPDSVNNFEKEKNLISEIITARFPNVEVKSFTFGVVTLYRAVK, translated from the coding sequence AAAAAATTTAAATGTAAAATTATAGGGTACGATTTCGCCGAAAATACATTGAGAAGATTCCGCCAGAAAATTAAAAAGAATGGATTTTCTGAAAACGATTTTTTATTAGTAAGCGGTGAAGCCGAATCACTGTCAATCAAACCAAATTCAATCGATCTCATAACTATAGCATTCGGAATTCGAAATTTTCATGATTCACAAATTTCACTTAATGAAATGTATAAGTCGCTTAAGAATGGCGGTATATTGAATATTCTTGAGTTTTCTCTCCCGAAAAATAATTTCATTCGGTCGGTTTATCAATTTTACTTTCGAAAAGTATTACCGATGATTGGCAGAATTATTTCGAGCGATGATTCCGCTTATCGTTACCTCCCGGATTCAGTTAATAATTTTGAGAAAGAGAAAAATTTAATTTCGGAAATTATAACTGCCCGATTTCCAAATGTGGAAGTGAAAAGTTTTACTTTTGGTGTGGTAACATTATACCGTGCAGTAAAATAA
- a CDS encoding LTA synthase family protein — protein MKNYKSKIIQLAHKQYFLHTSLVPVIHILIVYKTIKESEYPMTDMEAWISVVLIFLISCISLIVSKFLLNKKINAYIATTLFLGLSFSYGLIGKNIFQLNSLASLAQKAFFGNMILASISLISFTFFFLVYILSIIPFKLNRFNNYLNILLFLFLLIEVKNLYSYEPKKIKLEEEVKIEQTSISGDSSLPNIFYIVLDSYTSFESLRTYWKYDNSELVNYLKKNGFYIARRSKSNYNQTHFSLASLLNLSYLHYESFDKLTFAHYPNLFKLIKDNVLARVLEKNGYEIINYSLFDISNISKYYRFELIDEPHFFKNTMFEGVVNVDKVGSALGINFTPETNIIKTNMNIASLLKDVALTSSDRNFFVYAHFMLPHPPYYFDANGNIMPENYARDDYNKWKYLEQLKFTNKLLMEIIDYIFSNSSIRPVIIIQGDHGFRFLKDKVAQGAESHSILNAFYFSDKDYKQLYQTISSVNTFRVLLNKYKLLELETLPDERFFVAKGIGFN, from the coding sequence ATGAAAAATTATAAAAGTAAAATTATTCAACTAGCTCATAAGCAATATTTTCTTCATACTTCATTAGTCCCCGTGATTCATATACTTATTGTGTACAAGACAATCAAAGAATCGGAATATCCGATGACGGATATGGAGGCTTGGATCTCTGTGGTTTTAATTTTCTTGATTTCGTGTATAAGTCTGATCGTTTCGAAATTTCTTTTGAATAAAAAGATTAATGCATATATAGCAACTACTCTTTTTTTAGGGCTTAGCTTCAGCTATGGTTTAATCGGTAAAAATATATTTCAATTAAATTCGTTAGCAAGCTTAGCCCAGAAAGCATTTTTTGGCAATATGATTCTTGCTTCTATTTCTCTGATATCTTTTACATTCTTTTTCCTTGTTTACATTTTATCAATTATTCCGTTCAAGTTGAATCGATTCAATAATTATTTAAACATTCTGCTCTTTTTATTCTTGCTAATTGAAGTAAAAAATCTGTATTCATATGAACCAAAAAAAATTAAGTTAGAAGAGGAGGTGAAAATAGAGCAAACTTCAATTTCAGGTGACTCATCCTTACCAAACATTTTTTATATAGTTTTAGATTCTTATACAAGCTTTGAAAGTCTTCGAACGTATTGGAAATATGATAATTCTGAATTAGTTAATTATCTCAAAAAAAATGGATTCTATATTGCACGCAGGAGCAAGAGTAACTACAATCAAACTCATTTCAGTCTTGCATCACTGTTGAATTTATCTTATCTGCACTATGAATCGTTCGATAAGCTGACGTTCGCACATTATCCGAATCTATTCAAATTAATTAAAGATAATGTGTTAGCTCGCGTACTTGAGAAAAATGGTTATGAGATAATTAACTACTCATTGTTCGACATATCAAACATTTCAAAGTATTACAGATTTGAACTTATAGACGAACCCCACTTTTTCAAAAATACTATGTTCGAGGGAGTCGTAAATGTTGATAAAGTTGGATCGGCGCTCGGAATAAATTTTACTCCAGAAACCAATATCATAAAAACAAACATGAACATAGCAAGTCTACTCAAAGATGTTGCCCTGACAAGCTCTGATCGGAATTTTTTTGTTTATGCTCATTTCATGTTGCCGCACCCCCCATATTATTTTGATGCAAACGGAAATATTATGCCGGAGAATTATGCTAGGGATGATTATAATAAGTGGAAGTATTTAGAACAACTCAAATTCACAAATAAATTGCTGATGGAAATAATAGATTACATATTTTCAAATTCTAGTATTAGACCAGTGATTATCATACAAGGTGATCACGGTTTTCGTTTTCTAAAAGATAAAGTTGCTCAAGGTGCCGAATCGCATTCTATTCTAAATGCTTTTTATTTTTCAGATAAAGATTACAAACAACTCTATCAAACGATTTCTTCAGTTAATACATTTAGAGTTCTCCTGAATAAGTATAAACTGCTGGAATTAGAAACTTTACCAGATGAAAGATTTTTTGTTGCAAAAGGGATAGGATTTAATTGA